The DNA segment TAAGAAATCATAACATGCATTCTTGccatatttttcttcttcttaactGATCTCTGTTATTATTCTGCAGGTCCCTCCAGACTGATCAATTATTTATGTTGCATTTAACAAAACAGTTGTTAAAATGATAGACAAGAGTTTGTCATGGTGAGTTTCTCAAAGGAGGTAGATTTTTGTTATTACTGCTCATCAGTTGTGTATCATTTTACAGTCTCATAGCTAATGATGATGCAAAAAAAGTTTGggggaaatattttttatttctatttgggtgatattatttttaaactattataaatatttatcaaataGTATATACtgtattttttatttcaattagCTAAGTTATCATGTTCTCAGGTAGGTTTTATAATGTTTTTTGTTATGATAGTCAAAATACtataacagataaaaaaaaatataattagctATTTTAAGATCACTTTGGATATTTTTTTGAATTAGAGGTACTGTTTGAAAAGAAAATGGGTGcttttgaaataaaataaaataaaatggaggtatTCTTTGATCCAATATGTTTCTTAAATAACTTTTATTCTCTGCGATACAATCATGTTTTGGCATAATCCTTGGTAGAGTTTTGTCTGTGATTCCAAGTACTTTAGATGACATGCAAATCCTCTCTAGCCCTCTACTTGTTTTCTTGTTATAATTACTTGGTGTATGCCTCCAAGTCAGTGATTAAATTTGATCACTCTAAATATAgatttaaatatatgtatatccATGTAGACGAAATTTGTAGTCATATTAGTTTCTACTACGACTTTTTAAAGATTTAAATAGATGTGAAGTTCTAATGATGGTTGGATTTCACTTGGTGATAAGGAGATTAATAGGATTAGGGTTTTGACTTATTTAAGGATTCTCTTCAGTAGCTGTGCCAGCGAAGGTGATGTAATAGGTAGGGACCGTCTTGATTTGGGGTGAGAGTTGGGGTGAGATGGTGCACCTCGACTATTTACTTACATATAGTTAAGCATTAATGAATGAGCTAATTTCGTATTAttcttataattagttatctttagtattcagatttttatatttttaaaagttatattggatCTTTatataaagtgaaatatttaattttatttctcatcATGTCATCAATTCTATTGATGAAAATATTTCGGGATTTACTACTTGATTCTATCTCATTCTGATTTCTCATTAAATATGTGCGATATTTTCGttagtaaaattaattatatatatatatatatatatatatatatatatatatatatatatatatatatatagtaccgtTCATCTTTATTTTCATCTTATATacaagaatatttttaaagttatcCCAAGTTGCCAAGATATTAATCAAATTACTATATTTGGTTAAACAAAGATGCAATGCATTGAGATTGACAGATGTAGATTAGTGAATCATCCTCATCCAGTAGCGATTAAAAGATATTGACAACTTTGAACAGGGGAAGATAATCAATGGTTAAATCGTggatgaaaaataaatatattaaaaatatccaAAGTGATCTTAAAATAGctaattaatttttgaaataaagTTATTCACTAATCTACATCTGTCAAtctcccttaatataaattaattattatagtatattttttatttaaattaattttttaatcatatggactaatttatttcctaatgagtgatgtaatttttagaaagtaaataatttatattttatttttttgtgaaacataagaaatgaatattatatttttatctttgtatatgctaataaaataaaaataaaattattacttaccttttcGAGATagttcatcttctcctatataaaagaAGCTCCTTCTCCCTCGTAGCTTAGCAATGAGAGGTTTGAGGAACATATTCCCCGAAGAGAGAGATAAGATTATCTATTCTTTTCTGGTCaattttgatttatgttttgaaatatttgatattatagttgttataattttataatatgtaataaaattttaattttaaaatttctgattaataaataatgataattgattgtgATGTTGGAATAATTATTTGACTTGAGCTTATGTGAATTTcaagattgatttaattattaaaatttttatttttatattaatataatagttttaatttatttaattagatatatttgtgtttcaagaattatacatgaatttctatgatttaattagttttaaatttaagatcaatttaaatttttttaaattatatatttaagttATTCTTCGATAAATTAAcatattaaaatttcatttgataaGAGAAGTCTAACTGAGGTTGACCTAAGTCAGGTTGAACTGATAAATTGGGTTGATCCAACCCTTATGGCCAGGTACAACTCAGCCAAAGTGGCAAGTATGACCCAGCTCATATGGTCATGTATAACCTAACTCATATGGCCAAGCATGACCTAATCCATGTAATCATATGCAACTCAACTTATGTCGCCAAGCATGGTCCAGCTTATGTTGCCAAGTATAATTTGATTAGAAAATGACCCTAACTCATGTGCTTAGACATGACCCAACTTATAAACCAGGTGTGGCTTAATTCAATAGTAAGGCTCAACCCAACTTATAGGTGAGGCTTAGCCTAATCTATGAAATTAAGCCTGCCCGGTTATATAATTGGCACTAGACAACATCACTTCGCTATCCAACACGTTATACCTTAATTCAATTTATTACTTGAGACAAGCATGCGTAACACATGCAACCTATCCAAGACTCAAGTGGATTAATTCGATTTAGACTAATACTATAcaacataatttaatttttttttcctctatTAGTTTATGTTTGTTAATTAATTGAATCAAATGAGTTTGTATAGTTCAAACCATGGTGATTTCAAACTAACTTAacttaattaaaattaatcaaatttaaattAGATGGATGATTCCAAATTAATTTTATAAGGAGTTGAGGTTGGTTTCGTTAGGTAATTGAGTTTGATTTAAGTCAATTTGGTCATTCCAATTATGATTTTGATTGATTGagaattattaaaatattgatatatcataTCTTTATGATTTAATGAACTTAAAAATTTCATAAGAatatgtcatttgaaaatgattattgattctctatttttttttagtttatgatATTGAGATTGATTATTACCATGTAATACATAAATCTATGCTATTGGTCTATATTGGAAACGTAAAATGTAAAAGGAGCTATGGGCCACTAATGGACATAGTGTAGCATATCATACATTAAACATGATTcctcataatattttattatactatTTATTGGATGTATACATGAATGGATgaatatacataaatattctttATGTATCCCTAATGAGAGCAGGTAGAGTGATTCCTTTCGGCGATTAGCATACTATCAAACATGACGGTTATATGATTCCTTCATCGGTTGTTGGGAGTAATGTGTCTCCACTTTGGGTGAGAGATATAAGAATACATCATCGTGTAGGAtttgaatttaagaataaaaaaataaatatatattcggtaaattatgaataataaaatgatgattattatttttttataaatatgggaTGTGATAAGaacatataatattttctttttcatgtatgaattgataatatatttttagttCATGCGATTGTTCACCAGCATCTATCCATTGCGGTACAATAAATACCTCTTCAATTAATCGAACCATAATTCGACCTCCGTTATTTATCCCATCTGACTTGAACCGAATCCTAATTTGACATCACATTAGATTAGATGATATGTACCTCCGCATCGGCGATTAAACTTCATATATCGCATATCCCTGCAGACAATTCATAAACATTGCTGCTACTTTTTACCACGGCTTTCTAAAGATTCACATGTGGAGTTCCGATGACGTTTTATGATATGATTAGGAATCGGAATTGGAGGAGATCGATGAGAATGGGTACTCCGAATTGGAGTCGGGTTAGGATTGCGATCTATCGTAGGATTGGGTCGCATCTTCTATAAATTCGACGGACGGAAGTACCTCCACCTCCACATCCACTTGCCTTTACTGCCTTCCGATTGCTTTGCCGGTGAAGGTGAGGCCATCGTTTAGTGAAAGAAAGTATAGCAGTAACTATTAGTGCTCGAGTGCTATTACGACTGTGTAAGAGAGACGACTAATTGTACCTCGTATTCTTCGTGGTGCGGTTTCGGTCTCGGCATCCGTAGATCTCGAAGCATACGGTGTCAGCAGCCAACAAGATGATCGAAACCAGCGTTTCTGTTGATGCTTCCTCGAAAGGAAGCGGTGCTGAACGTGCAGTAATCATCGGCGCCTACACCATTTTCTTTGCCGTCTACGTCATCGTGGCCTGCAACTGCAGCCGCCGCCGCAGCCAACGCAGGTCTCTGCAGCAACCTAACGCCGCCGTCGACCAGTCGCTGCCCATCACTGTTTACCGGGCGAGCCACTTCGAGGAAGGCATCGAGTGCGCCGTCTGCCTCTCCAAGCTGGCCGACGGCGAGGAGGCTCGATTGCTCCCCCAGTGCGGTCATGGGTACCACCGCCGCTGCATCGATCCGTGGTTGCGTATAAACGACACCTGCCCGCTCTGCCGGAGCCGCGTGGGCGCCAGACCTTCTGCAAACCCCAGTGCCGGTGCTGGGTCGACGCAGAATCCGCCTGCCGAGACCGTTCCGGAGTCACCGGTCTCGGAGAGGAACTCCGCGAGTGCGGCAGTGGACGACGGAGCTGGCTCGCCGGGAGCAGAGATCGTGATTGAGATGATGATGAGGGTGGTGGATGGGCTCCCTTCGCCGGTTTCACCGGTGCCATCGGATAGGTCCGCCATGGAAGAGACCGCGCCGCCTTCTCCAGCGACGTTTTGGTGGACTTGGATCCTGGAGATCAGGCGGACTGCTGGTGCCTCGTCCGAGGGCCCGAGAGAAGGCGACATCGAGCTGGggttgggaggaggaggaggaggaggaggagagggtacCGCTCTGCCTCCGAACTCTCCGAACGGCCTGTCTCTCGGAGAACATCCCGATGCAGGAAACAGATGAAGATGATGCCTCGGGATCTCTTTCAGTGAAGTTTGGACTTCACCAAAAGCATAagagaaatattattttcttattacATATATAGATAGAGAtacagagggagagagagagaggtagttgATAAGCTATCTTTTGGGGTTTTCCGTAGTTTTTGTAATGAACAAAAAGATGATTCATTCACTTTTGGAAATAGATTTGGCACTACATGATTAGATCAATATATTATTTAGAGTGTATAATAGTACATATATTTGCTATCACGAACAATTATGTTCTCGTTCCCACAAACATGACAAGAACTGAAAATATTAATGATATCAACGACAATATGGGGGCAGTGAAACCACTTGAAAACACCCCATAAGTAAGAATGTTGGATCTGATAATGGTAAAAGTGACCCTGATTCATATTAATCCATGAGAATTACTAGCTATACTGCTTGCTATGAATTAAGGTATCATCAATGTTGCTCTAAATTTCACAACATTTAAGCAAACAAATCTAAGTTATTTGACAAAACATCAGCAGTGGTCCAATTCCATTAGCAACATTCTATACGTCTGTAATTTTTGAACCAAAGTCACCAAAAAACAATGTTTTGACTGAAAAATGAATCAATAAATAGATTGATTTTAGCCCATGAATTTAAATAGATGTATGACAAAACTAGAGACGATCTCGATGTTAGATAGTATAATTCGCAAAAGAATTTGTAAAGACTTATTACACTTGTAGAAAGCCTTTCTCTTCCAAGTAACCTACGACTTGTCCGGCCATGGCACAAGGAGAAGGGCAAACTCCGTTCTCTTCTTCTTGTATTTCTATCTACAGAAAGAGAAAAAGAGTGGTTTGGTTCAACATGAGGCCTTGCAACAAATGCACATCAAAAACTAGAAGGCAGTAGTAGCACATGTATGAAACTAGAAGGCAATGGCTGCTAGCGAAACCAAACTGAAGCCCAGAACAGAGAGGTAAACCCCAACAAGAGAATATAATTACTTTGTTTTGAAAATGCTCTAGAATTCTATACTTTGTGACAGAAAGCAATGCATCAAGAGAATTTGCCAAAAAGAATCCGCTGGAGAAGAGATTTCTGACTCGATGGAGATCATCATGGAAACCAAAGAGATCAAATTCAAATTCCTCAGAGAGCTCTAACAACAATATTAGCAGACAGTAATGTCACAATTAGGGGTCAGCTTATGTGGATCTTTTCTCATCATTGAGCTCTGCCTTGGGAGCAACATCCCTAGTTGCATCAACAACAatcaaatctttcttttttgtttccgGTATAAGTTTTTGAAGTCTACCTCCACCTTTTCTTACACCACTAGATCAAATCAGCTCACTTTATTTTGTAAGACTAAGATATGTAATATAAATGGCCATGAACGTAGGTATACATCTGATGCAATATATATGAATCTGCAGATGCACAGTTAAGATATAACTTATACTAAAGAATCCTACATGCAGATGCATCACATCTTTCTAAGATAAAAAGCTGTAATTTATATCACAGTATTTTCATCTGCTTTGAGCTATGTGATCTTTCCAATACATATGCAGCTCATGATTTTTGCTTAGTAAGTAGCTCACAATGTAGATCATATATAGGTCAACAGTTCCCGCTCATACTAATCCAAGTTAGACTGACTGAGTTCAACTTTAAATGCACTTTAAGGGTAGTATCATAAATCTTGATGTATTTTGTATATGAGAATTTGTATACATCTGTTAATTATGTCATGCTTAAACATTTTGTACTTGAACAGAAAACTTTCTGTGTTGAAGGTTTTACATGTTGgtacataatatttttcatggtATCCACAAGGATACCAAACTATACTTTGCACATTGTAAGAAAGGTATATCATGTTGGTACATGATATTGAACAACAAGCTTACAGATAAATAAGCCTGTTGGACTCTTGATGGAACTTTCTTTATGTAAAAACTCTGTGATGTAAGAATGACAATAGACATAAGAAGTTGAATGTACCTCACAGTTAAGAGGTGGTTCATATGGATCATCTATCCCAGTAAAACCTGCATGAAAATTAACTTCAGAAAGCAAAGATATAATCATGTAAATTATGCAGAAAATGGTTTCAAGCACCGAGGAAGATCGACAAGCATGCAATATCCACTGCCCACCTGATATGCCCGTGAAAAGGAAGTGAAAAAACATTAAATTTTGGTAACTTTTCATGTAGAATTCACTCCTTCACATAAAAAATCTTTAACAGTGTTCATTATATTAAATCACTGATATCACAATCTTCCTTGAGAAGATAATTTGTACCATATTTTAGTTTGACTAGCAGTCTCCAAGGGATGCCTTTTTACAAg comes from the Musa acuminata AAA Group cultivar baxijiao chromosome BXJ2-8, Cavendish_Baxijiao_AAA, whole genome shotgun sequence genome and includes:
- the LOC135619406 gene encoding E3 ubiquitin-protein ligase EL5-like, with amino-acid sequence MIETSVSVDASSKGSGAERAVIIGAYTIFFAVYVIVACNCSRRRSQRRSLQQPNAAVDQSLPITVYRASHFEEGIECAVCLSKLADGEEARLLPQCGHGYHRRCIDPWLRINDTCPLCRSRVGARPSANPSAGAGSTQNPPAETVPESPVSERNSASAAVDDGAGSPGAEIVIEMMMRVVDGLPSPVSPVPSDRSAMEETAPPSPATFWWTWILEIRRTAGASSEGPREGDIELGLGGGGGGGGEGTALPPNSPNGLSLGEHPDAGNR